In Brevibacterium zhoupengii, the following are encoded in one genomic region:
- a CDS encoding DUF445 domain-containing protein has translation MSIEKAPSVPRFGGPSELTPEDQERARGLRKMRTLALSLLVLATLIFLSTHIFTDNTGVWGFVSRASEAAMIGAIADWFAVTALFRHPLGLPIPHTAIIPRKKDTLGASLSAFVAANFLHAEAVSTKIRSAQVSHRAGEWLSKSANRDLVVDRAAGGLEYVLARIDDDSVVALTKNVIIPRLVATRKTPVLAQLLRQIVLDGAHHKLVDLIVAEAYSWLGDNPQVIDEIVHNRAPSWVPDFVNEQLSNRLQREVLGWVADVRDNEYHKARQALDAWLVDLSDDLNSDTPLSEKAEVIINDLLSQSGVVDSVLEIWTSLKQLLRQAIIDPNGEVRGRISELIGEFAQRLQSDSEFAAKIDDRIATTAGDLAESFGPEIASVISDTIERWDAKEAAERIELYVGRDLQYIRINGTVIGALVGLVIHTIIVLLPG, from the coding sequence ATGTCGATCGAGAAAGCACCATCCGTGCCGCGTTTCGGCGGTCCGAGCGAGCTGACGCCGGAGGACCAGGAACGGGCGCGGGGTCTGCGCAAGATGCGGACGCTGGCGCTGTCGCTGCTCGTTCTCGCCACCCTCATTTTTCTCTCGACCCACATCTTCACCGACAACACCGGGGTCTGGGGCTTCGTCTCCCGTGCTTCGGAGGCTGCGATGATCGGTGCGATTGCCGACTGGTTTGCCGTCACGGCACTTTTTCGCCACCCACTCGGGCTGCCGATTCCGCACACCGCGATCATTCCTCGCAAGAAGGACACCCTGGGCGCGAGCCTGTCCGCGTTCGTCGCCGCGAACTTCCTCCACGCCGAGGCGGTGTCGACGAAGATCCGGTCCGCTCAGGTCTCCCACCGTGCCGGTGAGTGGCTGAGCAAGTCCGCCAACCGGGACCTCGTCGTCGACCGTGCCGCCGGTGGGCTCGAATATGTGCTCGCCCGCATCGACGACGATTCCGTCGTGGCCCTGACCAAGAACGTCATCATTCCGCGCCTGGTCGCGACCCGTAAGACTCCGGTGCTGGCGCAGCTGCTGCGTCAGATCGTCCTCGACGGTGCGCATCACAAACTTGTCGACCTCATCGTCGCCGAGGCATACTCCTGGTTGGGCGACAACCCGCAGGTCATCGATGAGATCGTCCACAACCGGGCCCCGTCCTGGGTTCCCGACTTCGTCAACGAGCAGCTCTCCAACCGACTGCAGCGAGAGGTGCTCGGCTGGGTCGCCGACGTCCGCGACAACGAATACCACAAGGCACGACAGGCTCTCGACGCCTGGCTCGTCGATCTCTCCGACGACCTGAACTCCGACACTCCGCTGTCGGAGAAGGCCGAAGTCATCATCAACGACCTGCTCAGCCAATCCGGGGTCGTCGATTCGGTGCTCGAGATATGGACTTCACTCAAACAGCTGCTGCGCCAAGCCATCATCGATCCGAACGGCGAGGTCCGCGGACGTATCTCGGAGCTCATCGGAGAATTCGCTCAGCGACTGCAGAGCGACTCTGAGTTCGCAGCCAAGATCGACGATCGGATCGCCACCACAGCCGGAGACCTGGCAGAGAGTTTCGGCCCCGAGATCGCCAGCGTCATCTCCGACACGATCGAACGCTGGGATGCGAAGGAAGCTGCCGAGAGGATCGAGCTCTACGTCGGCCGGGATCTGCAGTACATCCGCATCAACGGCACAGTCATCGGTGCCCTGGTCGGCCTCGTCATCCATACGATCATCGTGCTGCTGCCCGGGTGA
- a CDS encoding PEP-utilizing enzyme, translating into MPMKSFPRPSDLAVPAGAEGWEKIYPYYLVFQDELRDFEDEKFWFCDSQHWPTAFKPFETIGGEFAVKCLGQYNARHLMIPNANGIDFRVHLGYLYMSPIPVPEEQIEARLPEFQARIGHYFANWDTMLDQWRTKVRGTIDELESLRFDPLPEMVPMDDIVSGKAMDGSEVLMENYDRLIQLCYQNWQYHFEFLNLGYIAYLDFFNYCKEIFPDIPDQSIATMVQGVDMELFKPDDELKELATLAVELGLQSKFETTDDAAQVLDAIASADGGSRWLTRWEEAQDPWFNFTTGNGFYAHDVYWREELSIPLGFIADYIRRLDDGQQIMRPTETLIAEKDRIVSEYQDLLDSEAREVFDAKRQLAATAYPYVENHNFYIEHWTMGVFWRKVRELSRTLVHHGVFEDEGDLLYLNRNEVRDVIFDLVTSWGVGAPQGPIAPAHWPPILKERKAIVSALKTARPQPALNTPPESITEPFTRMLWGITTEQVQSWLSADDEDNGGLKGMAASPGVVEGTARVVMDASQIHEVEQDEILVAPITAPSWGPIFGKLKATVTDIGGMMSHAAIVCREYALPAVTGTGNASTKIRTGQRLRVDGTRGTVEILDAEETIPEVAGPGAHSHAHAPVGG; encoded by the coding sequence ATGCCGATGAAGTCATTTCCACGTCCCTCTGACCTAGCTGTGCCGGCAGGCGCCGAAGGATGGGAGAAGATCTACCCCTACTACCTTGTATTCCAAGACGAGCTGAGAGACTTCGAGGACGAGAAGTTCTGGTTCTGCGACTCCCAGCACTGGCCCACCGCGTTCAAGCCCTTTGAGACCATCGGTGGAGAGTTCGCCGTCAAATGCCTGGGCCAGTACAACGCCCGGCACCTGATGATCCCCAACGCCAACGGCATCGACTTCCGTGTCCACCTCGGCTACCTCTACATGTCGCCGATCCCGGTCCCCGAGGAGCAGATCGAAGCCAGGTTGCCCGAGTTCCAGGCCCGCATCGGCCACTACTTCGCGAACTGGGACACCATGCTCGACCAGTGGCGAACCAAGGTCCGCGGCACGATCGACGAGTTGGAGTCCCTGCGTTTCGATCCGCTGCCGGAGATGGTGCCCATGGACGATATCGTCTCCGGCAAGGCCATGGACGGTTCGGAAGTCCTCATGGAGAACTACGACCGGCTGATCCAGCTGTGCTACCAGAACTGGCAGTACCATTTCGAGTTCCTCAACCTCGGCTACATCGCCTACCTCGACTTCTTCAACTACTGCAAGGAGATCTTCCCCGATATTCCCGACCAGTCGATCGCGACCATGGTCCAGGGCGTCGACATGGAGCTGTTCAAACCCGATGACGAGCTCAAGGAACTTGCCACACTTGCAGTCGAACTCGGCCTGCAGTCGAAGTTCGAGACCACCGATGATGCTGCACAGGTACTTGATGCCATCGCCTCTGCCGACGGCGGATCCCGCTGGCTGACCAGGTGGGAGGAAGCGCAGGATCCCTGGTTCAACTTCACCACCGGCAACGGCTTCTATGCCCACGACGTGTACTGGCGCGAAGAACTGTCAATTCCGCTCGGCTTCATCGCCGACTACATTCGCAGACTCGACGACGGACAGCAGATCATGCGCCCAACCGAGACTCTTATCGCGGAGAAGGACCGCATCGTGAGCGAATACCAGGACCTGCTCGACAGTGAAGCGCGCGAGGTCTTCGACGCCAAACGTCAGCTCGCCGCTACCGCCTACCCATATGTTGAAAACCACAACTTCTACATCGAGCACTGGACGATGGGCGTGTTCTGGCGCAAGGTCCGTGAACTCTCCCGGACACTGGTTCACCACGGTGTCTTCGAAGATGAGGGGGACCTGCTCTACCTCAATCGCAATGAGGTCCGTGACGTCATCTTCGACCTCGTCACCTCGTGGGGAGTCGGCGCCCCACAGGGACCGATCGCTCCCGCCCACTGGCCGCCGATCCTCAAAGAGCGCAAGGCGATCGTCTCGGCGCTGAAGACTGCACGCCCGCAGCCGGCGCTGAACACACCTCCGGAGTCGATCACCGAACCCTTCACCCGCATGCTGTGGGGAATCACCACCGAACAGGTCCAGTCCTGGCTCTCGGCCGACGATGAGGACAACGGTGGGCTCAAGGGCATGGCCGCCTCGCCCGGCGTTGTCGAAGGAACAGCTCGGGTGGTCATGGACGCCTCCCAGATCCACGAGGTCGAACAGGATGAGATCCTCGTCGCGCCCATCACCGCACCCAGCTGGGGTCCGATCTTCGGCAAGCTCAAGGCCACCGTCACCGACATCGGCGGCATGATGAGCCACGCTGCCATCGTCTGTCGCGAATATGCTCTGCCCGCTGTGACCGGCACCGGCAACGCCTCCACGAAGATCCGCACCGGTCAACGACTGCGTGTCGACGGCACCCGCGGCACCGTCGAAATCCTTGACGCTGAGGAAACCATCCCAGAAGTAGCAGGGCCCGGTGCCCACAGCCACGCCCACGCACCGGTGGGTGGCTGA
- a CDS encoding IclR family transcriptional regulator, protein MTSQPAGPVNTSAARPPSRPEPSSASGRTVTHKVLSLLTTFEEPKRSFTLTQLAESAEIPLSTAHRLTSELVDWGFLTRTAQGRYQLGLRIWEMGQNVGHQLRETAQPFIQDLYSFTGETSQLAIRDGREVLYIDRVYGTERVPRASRVGGRLPMHSTAVGKVLLAFDEAWVREAYLQRPMKQVAPRTVTNPGVLSRQLEAISEEGYAATVEEQRLGACSIAVPVFHTGRIGAALGLVVASEKASTLTRHLPALRGISQRLEQATAHIPLETLLETQFGIHGRR, encoded by the coding sequence GTGACTTCTCAGCCAGCAGGGCCCGTCAACACATCGGCGGCAAGGCCCCCGTCCCGTCCCGAGCCGAGCTCAGCAAGCGGTCGAACTGTCACTCACAAGGTGCTCAGCCTGCTCACGACATTCGAAGAGCCGAAGCGCAGCTTCACTCTCACTCAGTTGGCCGAATCGGCAGAGATTCCATTGAGCACAGCTCACCGCCTGACGAGCGAGCTGGTGGACTGGGGATTCCTCACCCGCACGGCACAAGGCCGATATCAGCTCGGTCTGCGCATCTGGGAGATGGGCCAGAATGTCGGACATCAGCTTCGCGAAACGGCTCAGCCTTTCATCCAGGATCTCTATTCCTTCACCGGCGAAACCTCGCAGCTGGCCATTCGCGATGGTCGTGAAGTGCTCTATATCGATCGTGTTTATGGGACGGAACGCGTGCCTCGCGCCTCTCGCGTCGGCGGTCGCCTGCCGATGCATTCGACAGCCGTCGGCAAGGTGCTCCTCGCCTTCGATGAAGCATGGGTTCGGGAAGCCTACCTGCAGCGACCGATGAAGCAGGTCGCACCGCGTACGGTTACCAACCCCGGAGTGCTGTCGAGACAGTTGGAAGCCATCTCAGAAGAAGGCTATGCCGCCACCGTCGAAGAGCAGCGCCTCGGCGCGTGTTCGATTGCAGTGCCGGTCTTTCATACAGGGCGCATCGGGGCTGCGCTCGGCCTCGTCGTCGCCTCGGAGAAAGCGTCAACATTGACGCGCCACCTGCCTGCGTTGCGCGGCATCAGCCAACGTCTCGAACAGGCGACGGCGCACATCCCACTCGAGACCTTGCTTGAGACACAGTTCGGCATTCACGGTCGGCGCTGA
- a CDS encoding MFS transporter: MSSSTADAQQGPVLEATPERLLAARKAVISSSIGAALEWFDIIVFASFAVVISEIFYPEGDPVFSLILTFATFAISYLVRPIGGLVLGRFADRRGRKPALTLTLFLMMLGTLLMAIAPTYSQIGVWGALIILASRLLQGFSAGGEFGTATTFLVETAPHRKMYYASWQIASQGASMALASAFGFALNTYLSEEALHSWGWRVPFLIGLLVGPVGLYIRSKLDETEEFVSRPPAKSPLRTLFANHWGRILAASASVGVATISVYMILFMPTFAMSNLGISPTAAYLGGILAGLICLLGSPLVGRLADRVGAARIMTYAAIAALVLAWPLFQLIVTQRSVPAFIFVIAVLGVIMAFYFAPLPGMLSVLFPAEIRGTGLSTAYNIGVTLLGGIAPLVLTWLLDITGSLNSPSVYYMGVAVLSLIGLFFVRRHYDQR, encoded by the coding sequence ATGAGCTCGTCCACCGCGGATGCGCAGCAGGGGCCTGTGCTCGAGGCAACTCCGGAGCGTCTCCTGGCCGCACGCAAGGCCGTCATCTCCAGTTCGATCGGTGCCGCCCTCGAATGGTTCGACATCATCGTCTTCGCGTCGTTCGCCGTCGTGATCTCGGAGATCTTCTACCCTGAGGGCGATCCGGTCTTCTCCCTCATCCTCACCTTCGCCACCTTCGCGATCTCCTACCTCGTCCGCCCCATCGGCGGCCTGGTCCTGGGCAGGTTCGCCGATCGACGCGGCCGCAAACCGGCGCTGACCCTCACCCTGTTCCTCATGATGCTCGGCACCCTGCTCATGGCGATCGCCCCGACCTATTCGCAGATCGGGGTCTGGGGCGCTCTCATCATCTTGGCATCCAGACTCCTGCAGGGGTTCTCCGCCGGCGGCGAGTTCGGCACGGCGACGACCTTCCTGGTGGAGACCGCTCCGCACCGGAAGATGTACTACGCCTCCTGGCAGATCGCCAGCCAGGGAGCCTCGATGGCCTTGGCCTCGGCCTTCGGCTTCGCCCTCAATACGTACCTGTCCGAAGAAGCACTCCACTCCTGGGGCTGGAGGGTGCCGTTCCTCATCGGCCTCCTCGTCGGACCGGTCGGACTCTACATCCGCTCCAAGCTCGACGAGACCGAGGAGTTCGTGTCGCGGCCTCCGGCGAAGTCGCCCCTGCGCACGCTTTTCGCCAACCACTGGGGTCGCATTCTCGCGGCCTCCGCGTCTGTCGGTGTCGCTACGATCTCCGTGTACATGATCCTCTTCATGCCCACCTTCGCGATGTCCAACTTGGGCATCTCACCGACGGCGGCCTACCTCGGCGGCATTTTGGCGGGTCTGATCTGTCTGCTCGGTTCACCGTTGGTGGGACGACTTGCCGATCGGGTCGGTGCGGCGCGGATCATGACCTATGCCGCGATCGCGGCCCTGGTGCTCGCGTGGCCGCTGTTCCAGCTCATCGTCACCCAGCGCAGCGTGCCCGCGTTCATCTTCGTCATCGCCGTGCTCGGCGTGATCATGGCGTTCTACTTCGCTCCGCTGCCGGGCATGCTCTCTGTCCTCTTCCCGGCAGAGATCAGAGGCACCGGGCTGTCCACGGCCTACAACATCGGTGTGACGCTGCTCGGCGGCATCGCTCCCTTGGTGCTCACGTGGCTGCTCGACATCACCGGTTCGCTGAACTCGCCGAGCGTGTACTACATGGGAGTCGCCGTACTCTCCCTCATCGGCCTGTTCTTCGTTCGCAGGCACTACGACCAGCGCTGA
- a CDS encoding PEP/pyruvate-binding domain-containing protein: MNYVQTFDSTIEPKLENLGGKGASLVTMTTAGMPVPPGFVVTTAAFDAFLAESGIADEISRELGNLNSENVTEVDEVSARIRERLTSAEVPESIRTSTREAYDGLIAQCGGEAPVAVRSSATAEDLPDASFAGQQDTYLWINGYAEVTDHIRQCWASLYTSRAIIYRLKNSIPDEGLSMAVVVQKMVNARTAGVAITMNPSNGDRSKIAIDASWGVGETVVSGLVTPDNILMDKITLQVVTEHIGDKHIELVPADGRLAEKEVSADRAEVRCLSDDEVTAVASLAKGAEKHYKCPQDIEWAFDRDLPDGENLLLLQSRPETVHSSAEKKAEGTAEKKPTTAGFDLGSITASLMKSNG; this comes from the coding sequence ATGAACTATGTTCAGACATTCGACTCCACGATCGAACCTAAGCTGGAGAACCTCGGCGGTAAAGGAGCCTCACTGGTCACGATGACCACGGCTGGTATGCCCGTGCCTCCTGGATTCGTCGTGACCACGGCAGCCTTCGATGCCTTCCTCGCCGAATCCGGAATCGCCGATGAGATCAGCCGCGAGCTCGGCAACCTCAACTCCGAGAACGTCACAGAGGTCGACGAGGTATCCGCCCGGATCCGCGAGCGACTCACCAGCGCCGAGGTGCCCGAGAGCATCCGCACATCCACCCGAGAAGCCTACGACGGGCTCATCGCCCAATGCGGCGGCGAGGCGCCTGTGGCGGTGCGTTCATCCGCGACCGCCGAAGATCTGCCCGATGCCAGCTTTGCCGGGCAGCAGGACACCTACCTGTGGATCAACGGCTACGCCGAGGTGACCGATCACATCCGGCAGTGCTGGGCCTCGCTCTACACCTCCCGTGCAATCATCTACCGCCTGAAGAACTCGATTCCCGACGAGGGGCTGTCGATGGCTGTGGTGGTGCAGAAGATGGTCAATGCTCGCACCGCCGGCGTGGCGATCACGATGAATCCGTCCAACGGCGACCGCTCGAAGATCGCCATCGACGCCTCCTGGGGAGTCGGAGAGACAGTCGTCTCAGGACTCGTCACTCCCGACAACATCCTCATGGACAAGATCACACTGCAGGTCGTCACCGAACACATCGGCGATAAGCACATCGAACTCGTCCCTGCCGACGGAAGGCTGGCCGAAAAGGAAGTCAGCGCCGACCGCGCTGAAGTCAGATGCCTCAGCGACGACGAAGTCACCGCAGTGGCCAGCCTTGCCAAGGGTGCAGAGAAGCATTACAAGTGCCCGCAGGACATCGAGTGGGCCTTCGACCGTGATCTGCCGGACGGGGAGAACCTCCTCCTGCTGCAGTCCCGACCGGAGACAGTCCACTCCTCTGCAGAGAAGAAGGCTGAGGGAACAGCTGAGAAGAAGCCGACCACGGCTGGCTTCGACCTCGGTTCGATCACCGCGTCGCTGATGAAGTCCAACGGCTGA
- a CDS encoding SDR family NAD(P)-dependent oxidoreductase, which produces MSDSRTVLITGAAGGLGRAFAEGFAAGGDRVIVADRNIDGAETTAAALRATSAEALAVEVDVTSAESTKAMATTAAEFGDGRIDVVINNAAIYAGITRAPFEDISEDEWDLVMNVNLKGPWQVARALSPHLPEGGRMINLSSATVMSGSANWAHYVASKGGVIALTRVLAKELGQRSITVNTIAPGFTLTEASLELMDDAATYGVDRGAIKRSSQPDDIVGTALFLASSTAGYITGQTIVVDGGRQFI; this is translated from the coding sequence ATGAGCGACTCACGCACGGTCCTCATCACCGGGGCCGCCGGTGGACTCGGCCGAGCCTTCGCCGAAGGATTTGCGGCAGGCGGAGACCGCGTGATCGTCGCCGATCGCAACATCGACGGCGCCGAAACGACGGCAGCGGCGCTGCGGGCCACCTCGGCGGAGGCACTGGCCGTGGAAGTCGACGTCACCTCGGCGGAATCGACGAAGGCAATGGCGACAACCGCTGCGGAGTTCGGAGACGGACGCATCGACGTCGTCATCAACAACGCAGCGATCTACGCCGGAATCACCCGTGCACCCTTCGAGGACATCAGTGAGGACGAATGGGACCTCGTGATGAACGTCAACCTCAAAGGCCCGTGGCAGGTGGCCAGGGCACTCAGCCCACACCTGCCTGAGGGCGGGCGGATGATCAATCTGTCGAGTGCAACGGTGATGTCCGGGTCAGCCAATTGGGCCCACTACGTCGCGTCGAAGGGCGGAGTCATCGCACTGACCCGGGTGCTCGCGAAGGAACTCGGGCAGCGTTCGATCACCGTCAACACGATCGCCCCAGGATTTACACTCACCGAGGCCAGCCTCGAACTCATGGACGACGCCGCGACCTATGGCGTCGACCGGGGTGCCATCAAACGATCCAGCCAACCCGACGACATCGTCGGCACGGCGCTGTTCCTCGCCTCGTCGACGGCCGGTTACATCACCGGTCAGACCATCGTCGTCGACGGCGGCCGCCAATTCATCTGA
- a CDS encoding DUF488 domain-containing protein: MSRSQFFTIGHSNHPLEEFIDLLTDNAAEVVVDVRKLPGSNRNPQFNADTLVDDLAKVGADPRRLEGLIGRRPVNRDIDFEVNGWWKNRSFHNYADHALTEEFRTDFEQLLEWGASNRCVLMCSEAVWWRCHRRIIADNLLAHDYPVTHIMGKNQTSAAELSSGAVVDKDRRVTYPATASND, from the coding sequence GTGAGCAGATCGCAGTTCTTCACCATCGGTCACTCGAACCATCCCCTCGAGGAGTTCATCGACCTTCTTACCGACAATGCCGCCGAGGTGGTCGTCGACGTCCGCAAGCTGCCCGGATCGAATAGGAATCCCCAGTTCAACGCGGACACTCTCGTCGATGACCTGGCCAAGGTGGGAGCGGACCCGCGTCGGCTCGAGGGCCTGATCGGCAGACGCCCGGTGAACCGTGACATCGACTTCGAGGTCAATGGGTGGTGGAAGAACCGCAGCTTCCACAACTATGCCGATCACGCCCTGACCGAGGAGTTCCGGACCGATTTCGAGCAGCTGCTTGAGTGGGGCGCGAGCAACCGCTGTGTGCTCATGTGTTCAGAGGCGGTGTGGTGGCGCTGCCACCGTCGCATCATCGCCGACAACCTGCTCGCCCACGACTACCCAGTCACCCACATCATGGGCAAGAACCAGACCTCTGCCGCCGAACTCAGCTCAGGAGCAGTCGTCGACAAGGACAGACGTGTCACCTACCCGGCAACTGCCTCGAACGACTAG
- a CDS encoding cytochrome P450, translating into MTLDSAQTTGGCPYSGSGNSGSSDHHGFEPFDMKNPFPSYAQMRKEEPVMFDERVGYWVVSRYDDIKAVFDDWETFSSENAQAPVRKRGPQATQIMKDGGFTAYSGLSARVPPEHTRIRTVVQKAFTPRRFKVLEPEIRDNVISRIETMLARPDKDGELVRDLAYDIPTITILTLIGADVSQVDTYKRWSDSRAAMTWGDLSDEEQIPHAHNLVEYWQECLQLVADAHENGGDSMTADLVRAQSGGAEITDHEIASVLYSLLFAGHETTTTLIGNCFRVLLNHPAQWQAIIDDEKKIPAAVDEVLRYSGSIVGWRRKALKDAEVGGVSIKKGEELLLLMGSANRDADRFDDGEEFDIGRSNAREHLSFGFGIHYCLGNMLAKLQAKICFQEVTRLAPNLQLVDPETIDFRKNLSFRVPISVPVTW; encoded by the coding sequence ATGACTTTGGATTCGGCTCAGACCACCGGCGGCTGCCCCTACAGCGGCTCCGGAAACTCTGGCTCCTCGGACCACCACGGCTTCGAGCCCTTCGACATGAAGAACCCCTTCCCCTCTTACGCTCAGATGCGCAAAGAAGAGCCCGTGATGTTCGATGAGCGGGTCGGCTATTGGGTCGTCAGCCGCTATGACGACATCAAGGCCGTCTTCGACGACTGGGAGACCTTCTCCTCTGAAAATGCCCAGGCCCCCGTCCGCAAGCGCGGGCCTCAGGCCACGCAAATCATGAAGGACGGCGGATTCACCGCGTACTCCGGGCTTTCGGCTCGCGTTCCGCCCGAGCACACACGGATCCGCACGGTCGTCCAGAAGGCCTTCACACCTCGGCGATTCAAGGTTCTCGAACCGGAGATCCGTGACAATGTCATCTCCCGAATCGAGACGATGCTCGCTAGGCCAGACAAGGACGGTGAACTCGTCCGCGACCTCGCCTACGACATCCCGACGATCACCATTCTCACCCTAATCGGCGCCGACGTATCTCAGGTCGACACCTACAAGCGCTGGTCAGACTCCCGCGCGGCCATGACATGGGGCGACTTGAGTGATGAGGAACAGATTCCTCACGCTCACAACCTCGTCGAGTACTGGCAGGAATGCCTCCAGCTCGTCGCCGACGCGCACGAGAACGGCGGCGACAGCATGACAGCAGATCTTGTCCGCGCCCAGTCGGGAGGAGCGGAGATCACCGATCACGAGATCGCTTCGGTCCTCTACTCGCTTCTCTTCGCCGGCCACGAGACCACGACGACGCTCATCGGAAACTGCTTCCGGGTCCTTCTCAACCACCCGGCACAGTGGCAGGCCATCATCGATGATGAAAAGAAGATTCCGGCGGCTGTCGATGAGGTGCTGCGCTACTCGGGCTCGATCGTGGGCTGGCGCCGCAAGGCACTCAAAGACGCCGAGGTTGGAGGAGTGAGCATCAAAAAGGGCGAAGAGCTCCTGTTGCTCATGGGATCGGCCAACCGTGACGCAGACCGATTCGACGATGGCGAAGAGTTCGACATCGGTCGGTCCAACGCTCGTGAACATCTGTCGTTCGGGTTCGGCATCCACTACTGCTTGGGCAATATGCTCGCCAAGCTCCAGGCGAAGATCTGCTTCCAGGAGGTCACTCGACTGGCCCCGAACCTGCAACTCGTCGACCCGGAGACCATCGACTTCCGCAAGAACCTGTCATTTCGGGTCCCGATCTCCGTACCCGTGACTTGGTGA
- the argE gene encoding acetylornithine deacetylase, whose translation MPAQPAEATISEITDLITFDTTSRDSNLPLINHVVDRLKAAGIESQRVPNAEGTKANLLATLPASDGSTTGGIVLSGHTDVVPVDGQDWSSEPFTPQIRNGKLYARGSADMKSFIGVILAKLPELTAAKLKEPIHLAFSYDEEVGCVGAIDLVDTITETGLAPRGCIVGEPSSMRVVRGHKSMNVFRVDFHGVAAHSSLTPEGVNSIAYASEFVTFVHAVAAEFRTEGPFDENYVVPFTTVTANTISGGIAVNTIPAEASVQFEFRSLGSVDREALVDRFRAEAARLERMMRAENDSAHVDFTVEAAAPGCETPAEADIVSLAGQWGGEVSDDKVTYGTEAGLFSNAGIPTVVCGPGDIAQAHAPDEYIELEQIVACEAFIGNLITDLSSNTDLNAEGE comes from the coding sequence GTGCCAGCACAACCGGCCGAGGCCACCATTTCCGAGATCACCGATCTCATCACCTTCGACACCACCAGCCGGGATTCCAATCTCCCGCTCATCAACCACGTCGTCGACCGTCTCAAAGCCGCAGGCATCGAATCTCAGCGTGTGCCCAACGCCGAGGGCACCAAGGCAAACCTGCTGGCCACACTGCCGGCCTCCGATGGTTCTACGACCGGCGGAATCGTCCTGTCCGGGCACACCGATGTCGTACCCGTCGACGGACAGGATTGGTCAAGTGAGCCCTTCACTCCGCAGATCAGAAACGGCAAGCTCTACGCGCGCGGCAGTGCGGATATGAAGTCCTTCATCGGCGTGATCCTCGCGAAACTGCCTGAGCTCACCGCCGCGAAGCTCAAGGAGCCCATCCACCTCGCCTTCTCCTATGACGAAGAGGTCGGCTGCGTGGGTGCGATCGACCTCGTCGACACGATCACCGAGACGGGCCTGGCCCCACGCGGCTGCATCGTCGGTGAGCCCTCAAGCATGCGGGTCGTGCGCGGCCACAAGTCGATGAACGTCTTCCGGGTTGATTTCCACGGCGTCGCGGCACATTCCTCGCTGACCCCGGAAGGTGTGAACTCGATTGCCTACGCCTCCGAGTTCGTCACCTTCGTCCATGCGGTCGCCGCTGAATTCCGCACCGAGGGACCCTTCGACGAGAACTACGTCGTGCCCTTCACCACGGTGACGGCGAATACGATCAGCGGCGGCATCGCCGTCAACACGATCCCCGCCGAGGCGAGCGTGCAATTCGAGTTCCGATCCCTGGGATCTGTGGATCGTGAAGCACTCGTCGATCGATTCCGCGCCGAGGCGGCCCGCCTCGAGCGCATGATGCGCGCGGAGAACGACAGCGCTCACGTCGACTTCACCGTTGAGGCTGCCGCTCCCGGCTGCGAAACTCCAGCTGAGGCCGACATCGTCTCCCTGGCCGGTCAATGGGGCGGAGAGGTCAGCGACGACAAGGTCACCTACGGCACCGAGGCGGGACTGTTCTCGAACGCGGGCATCCCCACCGTCGTGTGCGGCCCCGGAGACATCGCACAGGCCCACGCTCCCGATGAGTACATCGAACTCGAACAGATCGTCGCCTGCGAAGCGTTCATCGGCAACCTCATCACCGACCTCAGCAGCAACACCGACCTCAACGCGGAAGGAGAGTGA
- a CDS encoding hypervirulence associated TUDOR domain-containing protein yields the protein MAETFNVGDHVGWNSEAGEVSGTITKVHTSDFEYKGHNRRASKDEPQYEIKSDKTDHIAAHKGTTLHRIDKR from the coding sequence ATGGCGGAGACGTTCAATGTGGGCGATCACGTGGGGTGGAACTCGGAGGCCGGCGAGGTCTCAGGCACGATCACGAAAGTCCACACCTCGGATTTCGAGTACAAAGGCCACAATCGTCGGGCATCGAAGGACGAACCGCAGTACGAGATCAAAAGCGACAAGACCGATCACATCGCCGCTCACAAGGGCACGACTCTCCACCGGATCGACAAAAGGTGA